The following proteins are co-located in the uncultured Tolumonas sp. genome:
- a CDS encoding PLP-dependent aminotransferase family protein: MFAERIQHLTSSIIREILASAQKPDVISFAGGLPAEGSFPDIDWSVLPNKVRQYGMSEGEPELREAIAAEARQKGIDCDANQVLILSGSQQGLDLVSKLFIDPNSKVLVESPTYLAALQCFNLFQAQCQGIKLGNKGPDISNFEHQIRDHKPRFSYLIPSFQNPSGTCYDVASRQAVAALLDQYNLPLIEDEPYCELDYDNLAKPPICSFLKTAPWIYFGSFSKVLIPGLRIGYLIAHPDLITHLVRLKQAADLHTNRPGQWLALEYMNSADKPQRLERLREFYRVRRDAFAAALESEFADLAEWQIPSGGLFFWLKLKNTVDTRPLLKIALEAGVAFMPGEAFFAESNPPHGYIRLNFSHTEPEKMVEGLRRLRKVLLESDNV, from the coding sequence ATGTTTGCCGAGCGTATCCAACATCTCACATCCTCAATCATCCGAGAAATCTTAGCCAGCGCGCAAAAACCGGATGTCATCTCGTTTGCCGGTGGTCTGCCTGCGGAAGGGAGTTTTCCCGATATTGACTGGTCCGTGTTACCCAACAAGGTCAGACAATATGGCATGAGTGAGGGTGAACCCGAGCTGCGCGAAGCGATTGCCGCCGAAGCGCGCCAGAAAGGTATCGACTGTGATGCCAATCAGGTGCTAATTTTGTCAGGCTCACAGCAAGGGTTGGATTTAGTCTCGAAACTGTTCATCGACCCGAACAGCAAGGTGCTGGTTGAATCACCGACCTATCTGGCGGCACTGCAGTGTTTTAATCTGTTTCAGGCACAATGCCAAGGCATCAAGCTGGGCAATAAAGGCCCGGATATCAGCAATTTTGAACATCAGATCCGCGACCACAAACCGCGTTTTTCTTACCTGATCCCGAGTTTCCAAAATCCGTCGGGCACGTGTTATGACGTGGCCTCACGTCAGGCTGTGGCGGCGTTACTCGATCAATATAACCTGCCATTGATTGAAGACGAGCCGTATTGCGAGCTGGATTACGACAATCTGGCCAAACCGCCGATCTGCTCGTTTCTGAAAACCGCACCGTGGATCTATTTTGGTTCGTTTTCCAAAGTGTTGATCCCCGGTTTGCGTATTGGTTATCTGATTGCGCACCCGGACTTGATCACGCACCTGGTGCGTCTGAAACAGGCAGCGGATCTGCACACCAACCGTCCGGGACAATGGCTGGCGCTGGAGTACATGAACTCGGCCGATAAACCACAACGTCTGGAACGTCTGCGCGAGTTCTACCGTGTGCGTCGTGATGCGTTTGCGGCGGCACTGGAGAGTGAATTTGCCGATCTGGCAGAGTGGCAGATCCCATCCGGCGGGCTGTTTTTCTGGTTAAAACTAAAAAACACCGTGGATACCCGCCCGCTGTTAAAAATTGCGCTGGAAGCCGGGGTAGCTTTTATGCCGGGCGAAGCGTTCTTTGCGGAGAGTAACCCGCCACATGGCTATATCCGTCTGAACTTCAGCCATACTGAACCGGAAAAAATGGTGGAAGGCTTGCGTCGGTTACGCAAGGTGTTGCTGGAATCCGATAACGTCTGA
- a CDS encoding MarR family transcriptional regulator: MVDQNNQNSLNAALELFHFAFRAFTSGPDAILAEQGLARVHHRILYFVGRNPAISVNALLKILGVSKQALNGPLRVLKELDLIAANADEFDKRIKRLTLTASGQVLENRLSQSQRELMTQVFSDAGSDAEQQWRAIMQKLADTKFEHLLSHGHNPPTEVNDD; the protein is encoded by the coding sequence ATGGTTGACCAAAATAATCAAAATTCGCTCAATGCGGCGTTAGAGTTGTTCCATTTTGCCTTCCGTGCGTTTACCTCCGGCCCTGATGCGATATTGGCGGAACAGGGGTTAGCACGGGTGCATCATCGCATTCTCTATTTTGTCGGGCGCAACCCCGCCATCAGCGTGAATGCGTTGCTGAAAATTCTCGGTGTCAGTAAACAGGCGCTGAATGGCCCGTTACGCGTGTTAAAAGAGCTCGATTTGATTGCGGCAAATGCCGATGAATTTGATAAACGCATCAAGCGGTTAACACTCACCGCATCAGGGCAAGTGCTGGAAAACCGCTTATCGCAAAGCCAGCGCGAACTGATGACGCAAGTGTTTAGCGACGCGGGTAGTGACGCCGAACAACAGTGGCGCGCGATTATGCAAAAATTGGCCGACACCAAGTTTGAACATTTGCTGAGTCACGGCCACAATCCGCCAACGGAAGTCAACGACGACTGA
- a CDS encoding HD domain-containing phosphohydrolase, which yields MQRLGTSNELRLSELIGSLSHALDITEGQPEGHCVRCCWIGMQLGERLGLPAQKLHELYYMLLLKDLGCSSNAARICELYLTDDLRFKHDFSQVDSSIANVVTFVLKHTGLQAGLSERFSSLFTIFRNGEQIATELIQTRCQRGAEIARQLRFSEPVAQGILSLDEHWDGGGKPAGLAGEQIPLYARIALLAQIVDVFHSASGPVAARKEVQQRAKRWFDPALVQLFEQVSNNDTFWQTLASPTLEQQVFALLAGEGERPLDEDYLDEIAAAFGQVVDSKSPYTAGHSGRVALYTDMLAQELGLSPERRRWLKRGALLHDVGKLGVSNTILDKPGKLNAEEWAAVQRHAEFTENILSRISAFAELARVAGAHHERLDGQGYPKGLTAGQIALETRIITTADIFDAITAARPYRGAIPIPKALEIMAETVGTAIDADCFAALNRVIERLELPVPEPA from the coding sequence ATGCAGCGATTGGGCACCAGTAATGAGTTACGTCTGTCGGAGTTGATCGGTTCGCTCAGTCATGCGTTGGATATCACCGAAGGGCAGCCGGAAGGGCATTGCGTGCGCTGTTGCTGGATTGGCATGCAGCTCGGTGAACGGCTCGGTTTACCGGCCCAGAAATTACATGAACTGTATTACATGTTGCTGCTGAAAGATCTGGGCTGTAGCAGTAATGCCGCACGGATCTGCGAGTTATACCTGACCGATGATCTGCGTTTTAAACACGATTTTTCGCAAGTCGATAGCAGCATCGCTAACGTGGTGACGTTCGTCTTAAAACATACCGGTTTGCAGGCCGGTTTAAGCGAGCGTTTCAGCAGTTTATTTACCATCTTTCGTAACGGTGAGCAGATCGCGACGGAACTGATCCAAACCCGCTGTCAGCGCGGGGCGGAAATTGCCCGTCAGCTGCGGTTTAGTGAACCGGTCGCACAAGGCATCTTGTCGCTTGATGAACATTGGGATGGTGGTGGTAAACCGGCAGGGCTGGCGGGTGAACAGATCCCGTTGTATGCGCGGATTGCGTTGCTGGCACAGATCGTTGATGTATTTCATTCCGCCAGTGGGCCGGTCGCGGCGCGCAAAGAGGTGCAGCAGCGCGCGAAAAGATGGTTCGATCCCGCGTTGGTTCAGCTGTTTGAGCAAGTATCTAACAATGATACCTTCTGGCAAACACTGGCGTCACCGACGTTAGAGCAGCAGGTGTTTGCGTTGTTAGCCGGTGAGGGCGAGCGGCCGTTAGATGAAGATTATCTGGATGAGATCGCCGCCGCCTTTGGTCAGGTGGTTGACTCGAAAAGCCCGTACACCGCCGGCCATAGCGGCCGAGTGGCGCTGTATACCGATATGCTGGCGCAGGAGCTGGGTTTATCACCAGAACGGCGGCGTTGGCTGAAGCGGGGTGCCTTATTGCATGATGTGGGCAAGCTGGGTGTGAGTAATACGATTTTGGATAAACCCGGCAAACTGAATGCCGAGGAATGGGCGGCGGTACAGCGACATGCGGAGTTTACCGAAAACATCTTAAGCCGGATTTCGGCCTTTGCCGAGCTGGCGCGGGTGGCGGGCGCGCATCATGAACGGCTGGATGGTCAAGGTTATCCGAAAGGGCTGACCGCCGGGCAGATCGCGCTGGAAACCCGCATCATTACCACCGCGGATATCTTTGATGCGATCACTGCGGCCCGGCCATATCGTGGAGCGATCCCGATTCCAAAAGCCCTCGAGATTATGGCGGAAACGGTCGGCACTGCGATTGATGCTGACTGTTTTGCTGCACTCAATCGGGTGATTGAACGTCTGGAGTTGCCAGTGCCGGAACCAGCGTAA
- a CDS encoding response regulator: MKEKRAPILIWLVITLLAVVLGVGLQKHLLEQQQLETQSKRVHQIVLDIQTISSRSPVMGACVLMGLVSDSIKQRLDGLIPANDPRLQQEFVSVLQEYHADIAVVEDTTGLVVGYLNNNSAYSSLGVNVSYRPYWQRAIKGIANVYPAIGVADELRGLYIAAPVHRTMSNQSPVIGVYTVRVSATLLDEKLKAQTSPALLISPDGVVFASNRPEWILKLAAPITEPQRQQLIAGKQFKNLFRDSVPALLPLALNKKSITFEGKQYAISADTLDWADKSGQWQVVLLQDMSDWLPLWQAALLAALIIAAMSIIRWVWLLQRRMEAEAVAAAEAKQAIQQRARQHLQDLSDALPLAIFQFRSGGDEEHSRYTYASAKTREILGLSPYELQTDVRALERILLPEECSSVVSAITQAFQEHRDFDLEHRIYRHGEIRWVRVKALCNRQEEHDWIWNGYWMDITARHQQTEQLRQAKEAAESATRTKSMFLANMSHEIRTPMNAVIGLAYLALKTELSAKQRDYLNKIHQAGTSLLGIINDILDVSKIEANQLKLEHIAFNLDDVLANLSVMSSQRANEKGLELLFDIAPDIPRSLFGDPLRLGQILINLVSNAVKFTEQGYVHLRVRQQARDDDQLTLQFTIRDTGIGMTPEQTSRLFQAFTQADGSTTRRFGGTGLGLTIARHLVEQMGGTIQVKSEPNVGSEFSFAIQLTANQIMNEKRRLIPGAITGLRVLVVDDNAVACDILLAALQQLPLHAEAVTSANQAWLRLQQANQEGTPFHLLMTDWQMPEMNGIVLAQHARELPIPPRMVLVTAFSYDDIQQEAKAVGFESFLTKPISQSQVVDCLMRLFAPPQGETMAVFEHLVLPQFRQANVLLAEDNPINQQIAVEMMIASGIRTDVAANGHEAMSLLFSHEPTHYDLVFMDLQMPGLDGHEATLAIRADARFQQLPIIAMTAHALQDERERCLAEGMNDHIAKPIDPQLFYKLLSHYLVHKLSGSRQSPSSSANLQLQLDGLDSQTALQRVNGNQTLYLQLLQQFCHEQGGIPARIRDLLAQQQPTIAKPLAHSLKGVAANIGASAVSDLAAQLEKALSHSTDMAGLLVMTNQLDSALQQLCRQINTQIIPHDLQLATTTHHLQRVTDEALATLRKLIGDNDCGALDLYAQLEPGLQALIPQAELQQINNHLQAFDFDLALARLERFTLVPALATPDVQSPD; encoded by the coding sequence ATGAAAGAGAAACGCGCCCCCATTCTGATCTGGTTAGTCATCACTCTTTTGGCGGTGGTGTTGGGTGTCGGTCTGCAAAAACATCTGCTGGAACAACAACAGCTCGAAACACAGTCTAAGCGGGTGCATCAGATCGTGCTGGATATTCAAACTATCAGCAGTCGCAGCCCGGTCATGGGCGCTTGTGTGTTGATGGGGCTGGTTTCCGATAGTATCAAACAGCGACTCGATGGTTTGATCCCAGCCAACGACCCGCGATTGCAGCAAGAATTTGTCAGTGTATTACAGGAATATCATGCGGATATTGCTGTCGTTGAAGATACCACCGGTCTGGTCGTCGGTTATTTAAATAACAATTCCGCCTACAGCTCGCTCGGAGTCAATGTCAGTTATCGCCCTTACTGGCAACGGGCCATTAAGGGTATCGCCAACGTTTATCCCGCCATTGGTGTCGCCGATGAACTGCGCGGGTTATATATCGCCGCGCCGGTGCACCGTACCATGTCAAATCAATCGCCGGTGATCGGGGTCTATACCGTACGTGTCAGCGCCACGTTACTGGATGAAAAACTTAAAGCACAAACCAGCCCGGCATTACTCATATCACCGGATGGCGTCGTGTTTGCTTCCAACCGGCCAGAGTGGATCTTAAAGCTGGCAGCGCCCATTACCGAACCACAACGACAACAGCTGATAGCAGGAAAACAGTTTAAAAATCTGTTCCGCGACAGTGTGCCGGCCTTATTGCCGTTAGCCCTCAACAAAAAAAGTATCACCTTTGAGGGGAAACAATATGCCATCAGCGCCGACACCCTAGACTGGGCAGATAAAAGCGGTCAATGGCAGGTCGTGTTATTACAAGATATGTCGGACTGGTTGCCACTCTGGCAGGCCGCCTTGTTAGCCGCGCTAATCATCGCCGCGATGTCGATCATACGTTGGGTCTGGTTATTACAACGGCGAATGGAAGCGGAAGCCGTGGCAGCGGCAGAAGCGAAACAGGCAATTCAACAACGCGCTCGCCAACATCTGCAAGATCTGTCCGATGCCTTGCCACTGGCGATTTTTCAGTTCCGTAGTGGCGGCGATGAGGAACACAGTCGTTATACCTATGCCAGCGCCAAAACCCGTGAAATATTAGGGTTGAGCCCTTATGAATTGCAGACAGATGTGCGGGCGTTGGAACGCATTCTGTTGCCGGAAGAATGTAGTTCGGTGGTTTCCGCCATTACCCAAGCCTTTCAGGAGCATCGTGATTTTGATCTGGAACACCGGATTTATCGCCATGGCGAGATCCGTTGGGTGCGGGTCAAAGCACTCTGCAACCGGCAGGAAGAGCACGACTGGATCTGGAACGGTTACTGGATGGACATCACCGCCCGCCATCAGCAGACCGAGCAATTACGTCAAGCCAAAGAAGCCGCCGAATCGGCCACCCGTACCAAATCGATGTTTCTGGCCAACATGAGTCATGAAATCCGCACGCCGATGAATGCGGTGATCGGGCTGGCTTATCTGGCGCTGAAAACGGAACTTTCCGCAAAACAGCGCGACTATCTGAATAAAATTCATCAGGCTGGCACGTCGTTACTGGGCATCATCAATGACATTCTGGATGTCTCCAAAATTGAAGCCAATCAGCTGAAACTGGAACATATCGCCTTTAATCTCGACGATGTATTAGCCAATCTGTCAGTCATGTCTTCACAACGGGCGAATGAAAAAGGGCTGGAGCTGCTATTTGATATCGCGCCGGATATTCCACGCAGTCTGTTTGGTGACCCGTTACGGCTGGGCCAGATTTTAATCAATCTGGTCAGTAACGCGGTAAAATTTACCGAACAGGGTTATGTGCATTTGCGGGTGCGTCAGCAAGCGCGTGATGACGACCAGCTGACGCTGCAATTTACCATTCGTGATACCGGTATTGGCATGACGCCGGAACAAACCAGCCGCCTGTTTCAAGCCTTTACGCAAGCCGATGGTTCAACCACCCGCCGCTTTGGTGGCACCGGGCTGGGCCTGACCATTGCCCGCCATTTAGTCGAGCAAATGGGTGGCACCATCCAGGTAAAAAGTGAACCTAATGTCGGCAGTGAATTTTCGTTTGCCATCCAACTGACCGCCAATCAGATCATGAACGAAAAACGCCGGCTGATCCCCGGTGCGATCACCGGACTGCGGGTTTTGGTGGTCGATGACAATGCGGTAGCCTGCGATATTTTACTCGCCGCATTACAGCAATTACCGCTGCATGCCGAAGCGGTGACCAGTGCTAACCAAGCATGGTTACGCTTGCAGCAAGCCAATCAGGAAGGTACACCATTTCACCTGCTGATGACCGATTGGCAGATGCCGGAAATGAATGGCATTGTGCTGGCACAACACGCACGGGAATTACCAATACCGCCCCGCATGGTGCTGGTCACGGCGTTTAGTTATGACGATATTCAGCAGGAAGCCAAAGCCGTCGGTTTTGAAAGTTTCCTGACCAAACCCATCAGCCAGTCACAGGTAGTGGATTGTCTGATGCGGCTGTTTGCGCCACCGCAAGGTGAAACCATGGCCGTATTCGAGCATCTGGTCTTACCGCAATTCCGGCAAGCCAATGTGCTGCTGGCGGAAGATAACCCGATCAATCAGCAAATTGCTGTTGAAATGATGATCGCCAGCGGTATTCGCACCGACGTAGCCGCCAATGGCCATGAAGCGATGTCGTTACTGTTTTCTCATGAGCCAACGCATTACGATCTGGTGTTTATGGATCTGCAGATGCCGGGTTTAGATGGCCATGAAGCCACGCTGGCGATCCGCGCCGATGCCCGTTTTCAACAACTGCCGATCATCGCTATGACCGCACACGCACTGCAGGATGAACGCGAGCGTTGTCTGGCCGAAGGCATGAACGACCATATTGCAAAACCAATTGATCCACAGTTGTTCTATAAACTGCTGAGCCACTATCTGGTTCACAAACTGAGCGGCAGTCGGCAAAGCCCATCCAGTAGTGCAAACCTGCAGCTACAGCTGGATGGGCTGGATAGCCAAACCGCGTTACAGCGGGTTAATGGTAACCAAACCCTTTATCTGCAGTTATTACAGCAATTTTGCCATGAACAAGGCGGCATTCCTGCCCGCATCCGCGATTTACTGGCACAACAACAGCCAACCATTGCCAAACCATTGGCCCACAGTCTGAAAGGGGTGGCCGCCAATATTGGCGCCAGCGCGGTATCCGATCTGGCGGCACAGCTGGAAAAAGCACTGAGTCATTCCACTGACATGGCGGGCTTACTGGTGATGACGAATCAGCTGGATAGCGCACTGCAGCAACTCTGCCGCCAAATCAACACACAAATCATTCCGCATGATCTACAGTTGGCCACTACCACCCATCATTTACAACGTGTCACTGACGAAGCGTTGGCAACACTGCGGAAGCTGATTGGCGATAACGATTGCGGCGCGTTAGATCTGTACGCTCAGCTAGAGCCTGGTTTACAAGCGCTGATCCCGCAGGCGGAATTACAACAGATCAATAATCATCTGCAGGCATTTGATTTCGATCTGGCACTGGCACGATTAGAACGCTTTACGCTGGTTCCGGCACTGGCAACTCCAGACGTTCAATCACCCGATTGA
- a CDS encoding DEAD/DEAH box helicase: MSFTELGLSELILRAVQEKGYDTPSPIQQQAIPAVMAGKDVMAAAQTGTGKTAGFTLPLLHRLSRGNLARSNAVRALVLTPTRELAAQVAESVTTYGKYLPLKSVVVFGGVNINPQMLAMRKGADVLVATPGRLLDLVSQNALHFRQLEVLILDEADRMLDMGFIRDIRKIINMLPKDRQTLMFSATFSDEIRTLAKGLLNEPVQIDVAPRNTTAETIKQTICPVDKGRKPALLTHLIKSNNWQQVLVFMRTKHGANKLVTQLETAGIQAAAIHGNKSQGARTRALAGFKDGSVRVLVATDIAARGIDIAQLPQVVNYELPNIAEDYVHRIGRTGRAGMEGHAISLVSADEQPLLVDVEKLIQQILPREEFDGFKPQNPVAMTTQAQLTRPVKKPKKPKVFEGDRDDEPRQPRSPRASQGEQRKPNHPHMGQPRAHQARQTEGAAKPTSPTRAGTQRAGQPARSAHAPAGRPQGNRSAAGGQRNSKPQH, encoded by the coding sequence ATGTCATTTACTGAACTGGGCTTAAGCGAACTCATCCTGCGCGCCGTGCAAGAGAAAGGCTACGACACGCCATCACCGATCCAACAGCAGGCGATCCCTGCCGTGATGGCCGGTAAAGATGTGATGGCCGCAGCACAAACCGGCACCGGTAAAACGGCCGGTTTCACTCTGCCACTGTTGCACCGTCTGTCGCGTGGAAATCTGGCGCGTTCGAATGCAGTTCGTGCACTGGTGCTGACACCTACGCGTGAGCTGGCCGCACAGGTGGCTGAAAGCGTGACCACTTACGGGAAATACCTGCCGCTGAAATCAGTGGTGGTGTTCGGCGGCGTGAACATTAATCCGCAGATGCTGGCGATGCGCAAAGGCGCAGACGTGCTGGTTGCCACTCCGGGTCGTCTGCTCGATCTGGTCAGCCAAAACGCGCTGCATTTCCGTCAACTGGAAGTGCTGATTTTAGATGAAGCCGACCGCATGCTGGACATGGGCTTTATCCGTGATATCCGCAAAATCATCAACATGCTGCCAAAAGATCGCCAGACGCTGATGTTCTCAGCGACCTTCTCCGATGAGATCCGCACACTGGCGAAAGGCTTACTGAATGAACCGGTACAAATTGATGTCGCACCGCGCAACACCACCGCAGAAACCATCAAGCAGACCATCTGCCCGGTGGATAAAGGCCGTAAACCCGCCCTGCTGACACACCTGATCAAAAGCAATAACTGGCAACAGGTGCTGGTGTTTATGCGCACCAAACATGGCGCGAATAAGCTGGTGACGCAGCTGGAAACCGCGGGTATTCAGGCCGCAGCCATCCACGGCAACAAAAGCCAGGGTGCGCGTACCCGTGCACTGGCAGGTTTTAAAGATGGCTCGGTACGTGTGCTGGTTGCCACCGACATCGCTGCACGCGGTATCGATATCGCGCAACTGCCACAAGTCGTGAACTACGAGCTGCCGAATATCGCCGAAGATTACGTGCACCGGATCGGTCGTACCGGTCGTGCCGGTATGGAAGGCCATGCGATTTCACTGGTGAGTGCCGATGAACAACCACTGCTGGTTGATGTGGAAAAACTGATCCAACAAATTCTGCCACGCGAAGAATTTGATGGCTTCAAACCACAAAATCCGGTGGCGATGACCACGCAGGCACAACTGACGCGCCCGGTGAAAAAACCGAAAAAACCAAAAGTGTTTGAGGGTGATCGCGACGATGAGCCGCGTCAGCCACGTTCACCACGCGCCTCTCAGGGTGAACAACGCAAGCCGAACCATCCACACATGGGCCAGCCACGCGCGCATCAAGCCCGACAGACGGAAGGTGCGGCAAAACCAACCTCACCAACCCGCGCTGGTACACAGCGCGCCGGTCAGCCGGCACGTTCGGCGCATGCGCCTGCGGGTCGCCCACAAGGCAACCGCTCAGCGGCAGGCGGTCAACGCAACAGCAAACCGCAACACTAA
- the dbpA gene encoding ATP-dependent RNA helicase DbpA, giving the protein MSDTNSAATAASSAFAQLTLQPALLENLTALGYSEMTAIQAQSLPAVLQGKDVLAQAKTGSGKTAAFALGLLQALDVKSLNVQGLVLCPTRELADQVAGEIRRLARLIPNVKVLTLCGGMPIGPQFSSLEQGAHIVVGTPGRVQKHLDKESLSLASLKTWVLDEADRMLDMGFADAMREIAKVCPRQRQTLLFSATYPEDIQRLSAEFQRDPLSVRVESTHSAVQIEQRFFELPNQDAKFPALLKLLQHYQPRSTVIFCNMKHQTQQVADALSAKGYSALALNGDLEQRERDQVVVRFANQSCAILVATDVAARGLDIKELQAVVNYDLTPDPEVHVHRIGRTGRAGQTGLALTLTTASQANRVVQIEDYQQSRAVWGNLDELKKNPDNMKPEMVTLCLDGGRKSKVRPGDILGALTKEAGFNGQQIGKINIAELHAYVAVHHSIANKVYGYLQDGKIKGRKVRVRKLV; this is encoded by the coding sequence ATGTCTGATACAAATTCGGCTGCAACTGCGGCATCGTCTGCGTTTGCGCAATTAACTCTGCAACCTGCATTGTTGGAAAATCTCACCGCGCTGGGTTACAGCGAAATGACCGCGATTCAGGCGCAAAGTCTGCCTGCAGTGTTACAAGGTAAAGATGTGCTGGCACAAGCCAAAACCGGCAGTGGTAAAACCGCCGCCTTTGCGCTCGGTTTACTGCAAGCGTTGGATGTGAAATCGCTGAACGTACAAGGCTTGGTGCTGTGCCCAACCCGCGAGTTGGCCGATCAGGTCGCCGGTGAGATCCGCCGTCTGGCACGTCTCATTCCGAACGTTAAAGTCTTAACGCTGTGTGGCGGCATGCCGATTGGCCCGCAATTCAGCTCGCTGGAACAGGGCGCGCATATCGTGGTCGGCACCCCGGGCCGCGTGCAAAAGCACTTAGATAAAGAAAGCTTGAGTCTGGCCAGCCTGAAAACCTGGGTATTGGATGAAGCCGACCGTATGCTGGATATGGGTTTTGCCGATGCCATGCGCGAAATCGCCAAAGTTTGCCCACGTCAGCGTCAGACTTTGCTGTTCTCCGCCACTTACCCGGAAGACATTCAACGCCTGAGTGCGGAATTTCAACGCGATCCGTTAAGCGTGCGTGTGGAATCCACCCACAGTGCCGTGCAAATTGAACAGCGTTTCTTTGAACTGCCGAATCAGGACGCCAAATTCCCTGCGCTGCTGAAACTGCTGCAACATTATCAGCCACGTTCCACAGTGATCTTCTGCAACATGAAACACCAGACCCAACAGGTCGCCGATGCGTTATCCGCCAAAGGTTATAGCGCACTGGCGCTGAACGGCGATCTGGAACAGCGTGAACGCGACCAAGTGGTGGTGCGTTTTGCTAACCAAAGCTGTGCCATTCTGGTGGCGACCGATGTGGCGGCACGCGGCTTGGATATCAAAGAGTTACAAGCGGTGGTGAACTACGATCTGACACCCGACCCGGAAGTGCATGTGCATCGTATCGGGCGTACCGGTCGTGCCGGACAAACCGGTCTGGCGCTGACGCTGACCACCGCCTCGCAAGCCAATCGTGTGGTACAGATTGAAGATTACCAGCAAAGCCGTGCCGTCTGGGGCAACCTCGATGAGCTGAAGAAAAACCCCGACAACATGAAACCCGAGATGGTCACGCTGTGTCTCGACGGTGGCCGCAAAAGCAAAGTACGCCCCGGCGATATTCTCGGTGCGTTGACCAAAGAAGCCGGTTTTAACGGCCAGCAGATCGGCAAAATCAACATTGCAGAATTACATGCCTATGTGGCGGTGCATCACAGCATTGCCAACAAGGTCTACGGTTATCTACAGGACGGCAAAATTAAAGGCCGCAAAGTGAGAGTACGCAAGCTGGTGTGA
- a CDS encoding DeoR/GlpR family transcriptional regulator, which translates to MKQSQRHQKILNLLDLHGFVSTEEMVAQFDVSPQTIRRDLNELAEQEKIIRHHGGAALPTSSTSNTAYSTRKVLQLTEKERIAAQVAARIPDGASLFIDIGTTTEAIARALLKHKDLRVVTNNLNVAMTLTEKDDFKVIIAGGEIRNRDGGIIGEATRDFIGQFRMDFGIIGISGIDMTGALLDFDYQEVRVAQSIIQHSRQVFLATDHTKIGRNAMVNLGNISQVDVLFTDQQPPEEIVRIMQQGQVECCIC; encoded by the coding sequence ATGAAGCAGAGTCAACGACATCAAAAAATTCTCAACCTGCTGGATCTGCACGGGTTTGTTTCCACCGAAGAGATGGTGGCGCAGTTTGATGTCAGCCCGCAGACAATCCGTCGTGATCTGAATGAACTGGCGGAACAAGAGAAAATCATCCGACATCATGGTGGCGCGGCCTTGCCGACTTCCAGCACCAGCAACACCGCCTACAGCACCCGCAAAGTGCTGCAATTGACGGAAAAAGAACGCATTGCCGCGCAAGTGGCAGCGCGCATTCCCGATGGTGCTTCGCTGTTTATTGATATCGGCACCACCACCGAGGCAATTGCCCGTGCGCTGCTCAAGCATAAAGACTTACGAGTGGTCACCAATAACCTCAACGTAGCGATGACGCTGACGGAAAAAGATGACTTTAAGGTCATCATCGCGGGTGGTGAGATTCGTAATCGCGATGGCGGCATTATCGGCGAGGCAACGCGTGATTTTATCGGTCAGTTCCGTATGGATTTTGGCATCATCGGTATCTCCGGCATTGATATGACCGGTGCGCTGCTCGATTTCGATTATCAGGAAGTGCGGGTGGCACAGTCGATCATTCAACACTCCCGCCAGGTGTTTTTGGCCACTGATCACACCAAGATTGGCCGCAACGCGATGGTGAATTTAGGCAATATCAGCCAGGTCGATGTGCTGTTTACCGACCAGCAACCACCGGAAGAGATTGTGCGCATCATGCAGCAAGGGCAGGTGGAGTGTTGTATTTGCTAA